CTCACCCTGCCGCGTGCCGATGCACATGCGGTCGGCGAGCTGCTCATGATGCTGCAGATCGCTACCGTCTACGGCGGCGGCTTCTACGACGTGAACCCGCTCGACCAGCCGGGCGTGGAGCTCGGCAAGCAGCTCACGTACGGCCTCATGGGTCGCAAGGGCTACGACGCGCCCGACACACCCGACGGCGGCACCGACTACCGCAGCAGGTAGCGCGATGATCGCCTGGGTGGACGGCGAGTGGCTGGACGAGACGGCCGCCTCGGTGCCGATCACCGACCGCGGCTTTCTCGGCGCCGACGCGGTGTTCGAGACCGCCCGTCTCCATGACGGCGGCTACTTCCGCCTCGAGCGGCACCTCGAGCGGCTCGAGCAGAGCGCGGCCGTGCTGCGCATCCCGCTGCCGCCGCGAAGCACGCTCAGGGACGTCGCATTCCAGCTCGCGCAGCGCAACGCACTGAGCGACGGCAGCCTGCGCATCACCGTGACACGCGGCAGCGGCAGTGGCTCCTTTGCGCTCGCGACGATCGCTCCCGTCAGCAGCGCCTGGCGCGAGCGCGCCGAGCGCGGCTGGACCCTCATCACCGCGCGCGTGCGGACACCGCCGGCGACCGTCGTGCCCCATGTCGTCAAGACGACAGGCCGCATCTGGTCGCTGCTCGCGCGCCAGGAGGCGGCCGACGCCGGCGCCGACGACGCGCTGCTGCTCACCGTGGACGGCCATGTCGCCGAGGGTCCCACCTGGAACGTCTTCTGGCGCCGCGCTGACACGCTCTACACGCCCGCGCTCGAGACCGGCATCCTGGACGGCGTCACGCGCGCGGAAGTGATCGGCCTCGGGCGCGCGCTCGGGCTCCAGGTGGAGGAGGGCATCTACGGCCGCGACGCGCTCGACTACGCCGACGAGATCCTCGCCACCATGAGCTCCGTGGGCCCGGTCAACATCCGCGTCCTCGATCGCCGACCGCTGCCGGAGCCCGAACTCGGACCGCGTCTGCGCAGCGCCTACTGGGCCGCCGTTGCGGCACACGTGGAGCGGCCAGCGGGAACAGAACCTGCGTAACTGGAGGCGCCTGCCGGAACGGACTGGCCGGCGGAGTCGTCTGCCGGGGCGGAGCGCGTGGCCGGCGGTGCATCCGGAATCGAGAAAATCCTGGAAATCGGTTGAACGCGACGCCTGACACGCGGCGGGACCTCCTGGCGAGCCGGTACCGGCTGGTCAGCCAGCTCGCCGACGACCTTGCGCACGAGATCAAGAACCCGCTGCACGCGATGGTGATCAACCTCGAGGTGCTGCGGCGCCGGCTCACCGCCGGGGATCCGGACATTGCGCTGGAGCGCGCGGCGGTGATCGATCAGGAGATCCAGCGCACGCACCAGCTGGTGGATCTCCTGTTGAAGCTGCTGCGTCCGGAGCGTTCGCGGGATCAGCATGCCCACTCGCTGGCGGGCGCCCTGGACGAGGTGCTGCCGCTCCTTCGCCTGCAGGCAAAGCTGGCGCTGGTGCCCCTCGAGACCGAAGACCTGGACATCGATGCGCCGATCACCGTGGCAGCGCCGGATCTGAAGTTCGCGCTGCTCGCGCTGGCGATGCCGATGATCGACGTGCTGAAGGCGGCGCAGGGCAGGGGAGGCGATCCGACGCCGCTCCGGCTGAGCGTTGCGCACGAGACCGCGGTGCGGATCCGGCTGCACGCGGCCGCGGAGGCCCTGCCGGACACGCAGGCGCGACGGGTCGCGCGGCGGTTTCTCGAGGCGGGTGGGGGGCGCGTGGAAACGAGGCGCGCGCAATCGTCTATGTACATTGTTTTGCCGCGAGTTACGGGAGCTTGACCCCCACTTCGCGCGAGGACTAACTTGAGCGTTATGACGAAAGTCCTGATTGCTGACGACGAGAAGCACATTGTCGACGGGCTGCAGATGCTCCTCCAGGAGGAGGGCTACAGCGTCGACACGGCGAATGACGGCCAGAAGGCGTGGGACAAGGTCCAGTCGGGGGAGTACGGTCTGGTCCTCGCGGATCTGAAGATGCCGAAGATGGACGGGCTGGCGCTGTTCGCGCAGATGCGTGATGCGGGCATCGACAGCGAGTTCATCATCATCACCGGCAAGGGCACCGTGGACAGCGCCGTCGAGGCGATGCGCAACGGTGCCTACGACTACCTGACCAAGCCCCTCGAGATCGACCGTCTCAAGGCGCTGATCCCGAAGGCACTCGAGAAGTACGAGGTGCGCACGGCGAACCGACGCCTGCAGGACCGTCTCGAGAGTCTCACTCGCTATGGCGACATGCTGGGTCAGTCGGAGGAGATGACCCAGATCTACAAGCTGATCGAGGCGGTCGCGCCGTCGTCGGCGAGTGTGCTGATCGTGGGCGAGAGCGGGACCGGCAAGGAGCTGGTCGCGCGCGCGATGCACAACAAGTCGCCGCGCAAGAAGGGGCCGTTCGTCGCACTGAACTGCGGCGCGTTCCCGCGCGAGATCCTGGAGAACGAGCTGTTCGGTCACGAGAAGGGCGCGTTCACGGGCGCGATCAACGAGAAGCCCGGAGCCTTCGAGCAGGCGGATGGCGGCACGCTGTTCCTCGACGAGGTCGCGGAAATGGAGCCGGACATCCAGGTCAAGTTCCTGCGCGCCCTGGAGCAGCGCAGCTTCCGCCGTCTGGGCGGCAAGAAGGAGATCAGCGTCGATATCCGCGTGGTCGCCGCGACGAACAAGAACGTCGAGGAAGCCCTGGAAGAGGGCAAGCTGCGCGACGACCTGTACCACCGCCTCGCCGTGATTCCCGTCTACCTGCCGCCGCTGCGTGAGCGGACCGGCGACGTGCAGCTCCTCGCGGAGGAGTTCCTGCGGCGCTTCGCGGACGAGCAGGGCAAGACGATCGAGGGCTTCAGCGAGGGCGCGCTCGAGTTCATCCAGACGTACCGCTGGCCGGGCAACGTCCGCGAGCTGAAGAACGCGGTGGAGCGCGCGGTCATTCTCTCGAAGTCCGACACGATCGAGGTGCGCGATCTTTCGCCCAAGCGCTTCGGCCTCGAGGAGCGCGAGGTCCACATCCCGGTCGGCACGAGCATCGCCGACTCGGAGAAGGCGGTCACTCTGAAGACCTTCGCGTTCACCGGCGGAGACCAGAAGAAGACGGCGAAGATCCTCGGTGTCACGGAGAAGGATCTCAAGGCGAAACTGCAGACCTACCTCGGCGCGAATGCGACCAAGGCGCGGTCGGCGGCGTCGAAATAGAAAGGAGCCCACATGGCCGATCGGGACGAGTACGCGACCATCGTTATCGAGCGCGACGCGGGAATCGGCAGTTTCCTGCTCGGCGCACTCATCGGCGCGGGTGCCGCGCTGCTGCTTGCACCGCGGGCGGGTGCGGAAACGCGCACGGAGCTGCGTGCGGGGCTGAACCGGCTGCGGGATCGCGCGGAGGACGGGTTCCGCTCGCTGCAGGAGAACGTCAGCGAGCGCTACGACGACGTCCGGACGGAGGTCAGCGGGCGCGTCGGTGCCGCGCGCGATGCATTCGACCGCGGCCGTGAGACCGCCAGCGAGCACGTCCGCGACGCGGGCGCGCGGGCACGAGCGGGTTACGAGGCCGCGCGCCAGCCGCGCGACGCCGGAACGACCGGCGGCGTCGGCGAAACCGAGCTCTGAGACGAAGCGGCCGGTCTCCTGTGGCCGCCACGCCGTCGACCGGCGCTGCCCCCGCCGCCGCACACGCGGAGCGCGGGGGCTCGTCGTCTCTGCAACCCGGCTCTCCGTCGCGCTTCACCAGGGCGCGACGCGCAGCTGGCGACTTCGTGCGCCGCGTCTGGAAGAAGGCGGAGCAGGACCAGATCTTCTTCATGGCCGGCGCGATCGCGTTCAACATCCTGGTCGCCGTCGTGCCACTCATTCTCGCCACGCTCGGCATCGCGGGCCTGCTGCTGCAGAGTCGTTACGGTGCAGGCGCAGAGGAAACGCTCGTCCGCTACATCTTCGAGGCGCTGCCACCCGTCAGCCCCGAGTTCACCGCGCAGGTGCGGGAGTACATCCGCGGATTGCTCGACCAGTCCTCCGGCTTCCTGGGCATCGGTACGCTGATCTTCGCGTGGTTCGCGACGCGACTCGTCGGGACGCTGCGCACCGCGCTCCGTGAGGTCTTCGACATCCAGCAGGACCGCGGCATCATCGCAGGCAAGTTCTTCGACATCGGCATGGTGCTCGTTGCCGGCCTGCTGCTCGCGATCAACGTTGCGCTCACCGTGCTGGTCAATGTTCTCGCGGAGTACGGCTACACGGTGTTCGGCGTGGGGCCCGACCAGGTGCAGGTGCTCAATCAGCTCTACCTCCGGGCGGGCTCGCTGCTGACCATCTGGTTCATGTTCCTGCTCGTCTTCCGCTTCCTCCCGTACCGCCGCATCCAGTGGCGCACGGCGACGGTCGCCGCGACGTTCACCGCCGTGTTCATCGAGCTGCTCAAGCAGGCGTTCGCCTGGTACATCGCGAACATCGCGAGCTACCGTTCGGCCTATGCGAACCTTGCCAACCTGTTCGTGATCTTCCTCTGGATCTACTACTCGGCCGTGCTCTTCATCCTGGGCGGCGAGGTCGCCCAGGTGACGTCGCTGCTGCGGATCCGCAGGCGGCAGAAGGAGCGCCTCGGGTGAGCTCCACTCCCTGAGGCGCCGCGCCGCCGCTAGATTGCCGGCCATGACCGACGCTCCCGAACAGCGGACGCTCGCACGAAACCGCAAGGCACTGCACGAGTACCATGTCGTGGAGCGCTTCGAGGCCGGCATCGTGCTGGCCGGTCCGGAGGTGAAGTCCATCCGGCAGGGCAAGGCGAGCCTGACCGAGGCGTTCGCGCGCATCGACAACGGCGAAGCATGGCTCTACGACATGCACGTGACGCCGTACGATCCCGCGAACCGCTGGAACCTGGACGCGACCCGGCCGCGCAAGCTGCTGCTCTCGAGGCGCGAGCTGCGCCGCCTGATCGGTGCCACGCAGGAGAAGGGGCTGACGCTCGTGCCGCTGGATCTGCACACGAAGCGCGGTCACGTCAAGGTCGAGCTGGCGCTCGCACGCGGCAAGAAGATGCACGACAAGCGCGAGGACGTGAAGAAGCGGGATGCCGAGCGCGAAATGCGCCGGGCGATGCGCAGGGGGTGAGCCGATGCTGCGTGTGCTGAGCGCCGTCCTGATCGCGGGGCTGTCCGCGGCCGCGGCACACGCGCAATCCCCCTCGTTGCGCATGGTCGGCACCGACGGCGAGGCGGTCGTCGAAGGAGTCGTCCTGGACGGCGCGGCCGCGTTCCCTGTTGGCGCGCTGGCACGGCTCGGCGCGACGATCACCGACGAGGTGGTCGAGACGCGCGTGATCCTCTACGGCGACACGCTCGTCTTTGCGGCGGGCTCGCCCTTCTTCCGGGCTGGCAGCAACGTGCACGCGCTGGCGCTTCCCGCCCGCCGTTCGGGCGGCGCGCTCCACCTGCCCGAGCAGTTCTTCCTCGAATGGCTTCCGCAGCAGCATGGTGAGCGGATCGCGTGGCGGAGTGGCGCGCTTCGAGCGACGTCGCCGCTCGTGACGCCCGGTGCGGTGCGGCCATCCGTTCCGGTCACGCGCGTGGTGGTCATCGACCCGGGGCACGGCGGCCGCGACGCGGGCAAGATCGGCCCGAACGGTGTGCGTGAGAAGGACGTCGTGCTCGAGATCGGGCGTCGCCTGCGCGAGCTGCTGAACGAGCGTGGCTACGAGGTGCACATGACGCGCGATCGCGACACGCTGATCGCGCTCGGCGACCGGCCGCACATGGCAAACGAATGGAAGAACGGCCGCCAGCGCGCCGTGTTCCTTTCCATTCATGCGAACTCATGGCGGCCGTCGGTCAAGGGCTTCGAAACGTACTTCCTGTCGGATGCCCGCACGGAGGATGCGCGTCGGGTCGCGGAAATGGAGAACGCGGCCGAGCAGTACGATGAGAACGGCAGCAACGGCGACGACGCGGCCGGGATGATTCTGAACAGCCTGCGCAACGACTTCTACGTGCGTGCGTCCAACGACCTCGCCGAGGTCGTGCAGCGCAGCATCGCGGAGTTCCACGGCGGGCCTGATCGCGGTGTGAAGCAGGCGGGCTTCCGCGTGCTGGTGGGTGCGCTCATGCCGGCCGTGCTGATCGAGACGGCGTACCTGTCGAACCCGGAGGAGGCCAGGCTGCTCGCACGCTCGGATTTCCAGCAGAAGCTCGCCTGGGGCATCGCCGAGGCGGTGGACCGCTTCTTCGCGCAGCACGAGCACCTGTGGACGGAGGGCGCACCGTGAAGCTGTCGCAGCAGCTCCTGGGCACGACGTTCCAGAACCCCGTCATGCTCGCGAGCGGGACGTGCGGCTACGGTGCCGAGCTGGACGAGATCTTCGACATCGACAAGCTCGGCGGGCTTTCGGTCAAGGCGGTGACGGCAGAGCCGCGTGAGGGGAACGCTGCGCCACGCGTGGCGGAGTTCCATGCCGGCATGCTCAACTCGGTCGGGCTCGCCAACGTG
This genomic window from Longimicrobiales bacterium contains:
- a CDS encoding aminotransferase class IV → MIAWVDGEWLDETAASVPITDRGFLGADAVFETARLHDGGYFRLERHLERLEQSAAVLRIPLPPRSTLRDVAFQLAQRNALSDGSLRITVTRGSGSGSFALATIAPVSSAWRERAERGWTLITARVRTPPATVVPHVVKTTGRIWSLLARQEAADAGADDALLLTVDGHVAEGPTWNVFWRRADTLYTPALETGILDGVTRAEVIGLGRALGLQVEEGIYGRDALDYADEILATMSSVGPVNIRVLDRRPLPEPELGPRLRSAYWAAVAAHVERPAGTEPA
- a CDS encoding histidine kinase dimerization/phospho-acceptor domain-containing protein, producing the protein MNATPDTRRDLLASRYRLVSQLADDLAHEIKNPLHAMVINLEVLRRRLTAGDPDIALERAAVIDQEIQRTHQLVDLLLKLLRPERSRDQHAHSLAGALDEVLPLLRLQAKLALVPLETEDLDIDAPITVAAPDLKFALLALAMPMIDVLKAAQGRGGDPTPLRLSVAHETAVRIRLHAAAEALPDTQARRVARRFLEAGGGRVETRRAQSSMYIVLPRVTGA
- a CDS encoding sigma-54 dependent transcriptional regulator, giving the protein MTKVLIADDEKHIVDGLQMLLQEEGYSVDTANDGQKAWDKVQSGEYGLVLADLKMPKMDGLALFAQMRDAGIDSEFIIITGKGTVDSAVEAMRNGAYDYLTKPLEIDRLKALIPKALEKYEVRTANRRLQDRLESLTRYGDMLGQSEEMTQIYKLIEAVAPSSASVLIVGESGTGKELVARAMHNKSPRKKGPFVALNCGAFPREILENELFGHEKGAFTGAINEKPGAFEQADGGTLFLDEVAEMEPDIQVKFLRALEQRSFRRLGGKKEISVDIRVVAATNKNVEEALEEGKLRDDLYHRLAVIPVYLPPLRERTGDVQLLAEEFLRRFADEQGKTIEGFSEGALEFIQTYRWPGNVRELKNAVERAVILSKSDTIEVRDLSPKRFGLEEREVHIPVGTSIADSEKAVTLKTFAFTGGDQKKTAKILGVTEKDLKAKLQTYLGANATKARSAASK
- a CDS encoding YtxH domain-containing protein, producing MADRDEYATIVIERDAGIGSFLLGALIGAGAALLLAPRAGAETRTELRAGLNRLRDRAEDGFRSLQENVSERYDDVRTEVSGRVGAARDAFDRGRETASEHVRDAGARARAGYEAARQPRDAGTTGGVGETEL
- a CDS encoding YihY/virulence factor BrkB family protein, which codes for MRRVWKKAEQDQIFFMAGAIAFNILVAVVPLILATLGIAGLLLQSRYGAGAEETLVRYIFEALPPVSPEFTAQVREYIRGLLDQSSGFLGIGTLIFAWFATRLVGTLRTALREVFDIQQDRGIIAGKFFDIGMVLVAGLLLAINVALTVLVNVLAEYGYTVFGVGPDQVQVLNQLYLRAGSLLTIWFMFLLVFRFLPYRRIQWRTATVAATFTAVFIELLKQAFAWYIANIASYRSAYANLANLFVIFLWIYYSAVLFILGGEVAQVTSLLRIRRRQKERLG
- the smpB gene encoding SsrA-binding protein SmpB, encoding MTDAPEQRTLARNRKALHEYHVVERFEAGIVLAGPEVKSIRQGKASLTEAFARIDNGEAWLYDMHVTPYDPANRWNLDATRPRKLLLSRRELRRLIGATQEKGLTLVPLDLHTKRGHVKVELALARGKKMHDKREDVKKRDAEREMRRAMRRG
- a CDS encoding N-acetylmuramoyl-L-alanine amidase, which codes for MLRVLSAVLIAGLSAAAAHAQSPSLRMVGTDGEAVVEGVVLDGAAAFPVGALARLGATITDEVVETRVILYGDTLVFAAGSPFFRAGSNVHALALPARRSGGALHLPEQFFLEWLPQQHGERIAWRSGALRATSPLVTPGAVRPSVPVTRVVVIDPGHGGRDAGKIGPNGVREKDVVLEIGRRLRELLNERGYEVHMTRDRDTLIALGDRPHMANEWKNGRQRAVFLSIHANSWRPSVKGFETYFLSDARTEDARRVAEMENAAEQYDENGSNGDDAAGMILNSLRNDFYVRASNDLAEVVQRSIAEFHGGPDRGVKQAGFRVLVGALMPAVLIETAYLSNPEEARLLARSDFQQKLAWGIAEAVDRFFAQHEHLWTEGAP